One genomic window of Desmospora activa DSM 45169 includes the following:
- a CDS encoding polysaccharide biosynthesis protein — MFKGQTILITGATGSWGYELTRHLLRYQPKEIRIFSRNEFSQVTMGRFIRSSKLKFIIGDVRDRESVQQACRGVDTVFHLAALKHVPICEMQPDEALKTNVLGTENVIQASIHHQVKKVIDVSTDKAVDPVNFYGMTKAFGEKLMIRANDLTPSTRFVCIRGGNVLGTNGSVVPFFKKQIEDGGEVTLTSKMMTRFFLTISEAIELLIKAAIESIGGETFVMKMKTCRILHLAEVLMRHATHSVAIKEIGIRPGEKLHEVLVSAHESPRTYRYNDQYYVILPSHPSAELSQQYGSLEKVRFQTYSSNADPMSHDEIEALLRQGGMLP; from the coding sequence ATGTTTAAAGGACAGACGATTTTGATCACCGGTGCCACCGGATCGTGGGGATATGAGCTGACACGTCACCTCCTTCGGTATCAGCCTAAGGAGATTCGCATCTTTTCTCGCAACGAATTTTCACAGGTGACAATGGGGCGCTTTATTCGCTCTTCCAAATTAAAATTTATCATCGGTGACGTCAGAGATCGGGAGTCGGTACAACAAGCTTGCCGCGGAGTCGATACCGTTTTTCATCTGGCTGCGCTCAAACATGTTCCCATCTGTGAAATGCAACCGGATGAAGCGTTAAAAACCAATGTCCTCGGAACGGAAAATGTGATCCAGGCCAGCATTCACCATCAAGTAAAAAAGGTGATCGATGTTTCCACCGATAAAGCCGTCGACCCGGTTAATTTTTACGGCATGACTAAAGCCTTTGGTGAAAAACTGATGATCCGGGCCAACGACCTTACCCCGTCAACCCGTTTTGTCTGTATCCGTGGCGGCAATGTTCTGGGAACCAACGGCAGCGTTGTTCCCTTCTTTAAAAAACAGATTGAGGACGGTGGCGAAGTCACCCTCACCTCTAAGATGATGACCCGGTTTTTTCTGACGATTTCCGAGGCGATTGAGTTACTGATTAAAGCAGCAATCGAATCGATCGGAGGAGAAACCTTCGTTATGAAAATGAAAACCTGCCGCATTCTTCATTTGGCGGAAGTGCTAATGCGCCATGCTACTCACTCTGTTGCCATCAAGGAGATAGGAATCCGGCCCGGTGAAAAATTGCATGAAGTACTGGTATCTGCCCATGAATCCCCCCGCACCTATCGCTATAACGACCAGTATTACGTCATCTTGCCCTCCCACCCATCGGCGGAGCTCAGCCAACAATATGGGTCGTTGGAAAAGGTTCGTTTCCAAACCTATTCCTCTAATGCCGACCCGATGTCCCATGATGAGATCGAAGCATTGCTGCGGCAAGGCGGAATGCTTCCGTAA
- a CDS encoding SDR family NAD(P)-dependent oxidoreductase: protein MELEGKLILVTGGSSGIGKSICLQLGRLGANVIVGYKSNRQAAQDVVDELKSDRPDAVTAKFQLNIKDYEQVTSVVNEIIEKYGTIDVLVNNAAVGVEGAVIPTNPVEDWVDVIETNLIGAFYCIKAVSLHMLLAQKGSIINIASVAGISGIERLSSYCASKAGLIGLTKSLSKEFAPYKIRVNAVAPGYTLDTGMIERIDEMELQRIKERVPMGRFALPEEIAEVVSFLSSDHSSYINGQTLVVDGGLTA, encoded by the coding sequence TTGGAACTTGAAGGGAAATTGATTTTGGTCACAGGAGGATCCAGTGGAATCGGCAAGTCCATATGTTTGCAATTGGGGCGTTTGGGAGCTAATGTCATCGTTGGATACAAGTCTAACAGACAAGCTGCTCAAGATGTAGTGGACGAGTTAAAGTCGGATCGGCCTGATGCGGTTACGGCCAAGTTTCAATTGAACATTAAGGATTACGAACAAGTTACCTCAGTTGTGAACGAAATCATTGAGAAATATGGAACGATCGATGTACTGGTAAACAATGCAGCAGTAGGGGTTGAGGGCGCAGTCATTCCAACAAATCCTGTCGAGGACTGGGTTGATGTGATTGAAACGAACTTAATTGGGGCTTTTTACTGTATTAAAGCAGTGTCACTCCATATGTTGCTCGCTCAAAAGGGTTCGATTATCAACATTGCATCGGTGGCAGGTATATCCGGAATTGAAAGATTGAGCAGCTACTGTGCAAGTAAAGCGGGGTTGATTGGACTGACAAAATCCCTCAGTAAAGAATTTGCTCCTTATAAAATTAGGGTAAATGCAGTTGCACCAGGCTATACGTTGGATACAGGAATGATTGAGAGAATAGATGAAATGGAGTTGCAACGAATAAAAGAACGAGTGCCGATGGGTCGCTTTGCCCTTCCGGAAGAAATTGCTGAAGTGGTGTCCTTCTTGTCATCAGACCACTCCAGTTATATCAATGGGCAAACATTGGTGGTCGATGGAGGCTTGACAGCGTGA
- a CDS encoding helix-turn-helix domain-containing protein — MNHHTLLVSSLMYKRLSKDVFDSIPSIEKVKWFKDFDELKKLLGIHGNRVLIILDGSDFKLLNSMNQIIWKHPLPRPKLIFLLNRFDKNFFKFLHLEGCGMILHKNINQLKTAISVVSNNGWYFCSDLKYKFFQVIDKNKEDTELSLTNMELRVIQELLKDKTNQQIADSLYIGRRTVEYHITSAIQKLGVNSRVGLAIKMADYFRHTYYTDRLSGQ; from the coding sequence GTGAATCACCATACCTTATTGGTTTCTTCTCTTATGTATAAGCGACTGTCAAAAGATGTATTTGACTCAATCCCCTCTATTGAAAAAGTGAAGTGGTTTAAAGACTTTGATGAACTAAAGAAATTATTAGGAATACATGGGAATCGGGTTTTGATCATTTTGGATGGATCGGATTTCAAGCTACTGAACAGTATGAACCAGATAATTTGGAAGCACCCCCTCCCCCGACCAAAATTGATCTTTTTGCTGAATAGATTTGATAAAAATTTCTTTAAATTTCTTCATTTAGAAGGGTGTGGTATGATACTGCACAAGAATATCAACCAGTTGAAAACTGCTATCTCTGTAGTTAGCAACAACGGTTGGTATTTTTGCTCTGATCTAAAATATAAATTTTTTCAAGTAATTGATAAAAATAAAGAAGATACCGAATTATCGCTCACCAATATGGAGTTGCGGGTAATTCAGGAACTATTGAAAGACAAAACCAATCAACAAATCGCTGACAGCCTTTATATAGGCCGTAGAACTGTAGAATACCATATTACTTCAGCCATCCAAAAGTTGGGGGTTAATTCTCGGGTTGGATTGGCCATTAAAATGGCGGATTATTTCCGTCATACCTACTATACAGACAGATTGAGCGGGCAGTAA
- a CDS encoding glycosyltransferase family 2 protein yields the protein MILRHAGSILQLRQALSQNLSIWMKRGLVEDIVLLIGSASGSPTPPKLEWTHGIQRTDVSGNHWGDAMNNALNQLSSHWICSVSTDWLSHPTILEDTLIKLKQQIQMLPQGASIRVEGKNQRPLFCCWNGPYVKKHGGWPSKKEWPFSEQADDFLWSTLPFSAKTRVTLDWNPLHPGGSVWEREKQKWIDHFLGGLEQAQPRQTATTQPTISILLPVYNGADTISWTITSALYQTHPDFELIVIDDGSNDTTAKEVRKFDDPRIRWLPRPVNRGKVYCLNEAWQKTRGKWLLELDADDWLSPEALAWVQRSVQEVPPEVALLYGDRIFWQEDPTGRLICRTYRKGYPIQSFQHYLNDLTPVGPRIYRREAICQIGGWPVDDYGEGRLYEDIRVVLKLLETHQIRYVPGSHYHVRLRADSVSHKNANHFSAWKEWLLCRYSSNRS from the coding sequence ATGATATTGCGCCATGCGGGTTCCATTTTGCAATTGCGGCAAGCCTTGTCGCAAAATTTAAGCATATGGATGAAGCGAGGGTTGGTTGAGGATATCGTACTTTTGATTGGATCTGCCTCCGGATCTCCGACTCCCCCAAAACTAGAATGGACGCATGGGATTCAAAGGACGGACGTTAGCGGCAATCATTGGGGAGATGCCATGAATAACGCTCTCAACCAGCTGTCATCCCACTGGATTTGTTCTGTTTCAACCGATTGGCTAAGCCATCCTACCATTCTTGAAGACACATTAATAAAATTAAAACAACAGATCCAAATGCTCCCTCAAGGCGCAAGTATTCGTGTAGAGGGTAAGAACCAACGCCCTCTTTTTTGCTGCTGGAACGGACCTTATGTAAAAAAGCATGGGGGATGGCCGTCAAAAAAAGAATGGCCTTTCTCTGAACAGGCGGATGATTTTCTTTGGTCCACGCTTCCTTTTTCCGCGAAAACGAGAGTGACGCTAGACTGGAACCCCCTCCATCCAGGGGGATCCGTATGGGAGCGAGAGAAACAGAAGTGGATCGATCATTTTTTGGGCGGATTGGAACAGGCGCAGCCTCGACAAACCGCTACCACCCAACCGACAATATCCATCCTGCTGCCCGTCTACAACGGAGCTGATACCATCTCGTGGACCATCACCTCCGCTCTCTACCAAACCCATCCCGATTTTGAGCTAATTGTGATCGATGACGGTTCTAACGACACCACGGCGAAGGAAGTACGTAAATTTGATGACCCACGGATTCGGTGGTTACCCCGTCCCGTTAATCGGGGGAAGGTGTATTGTTTAAACGAGGCTTGGCAAAAGACGAGGGGAAAGTGGCTGTTGGAGTTAGATGCCGATGATTGGCTCAGTCCAGAGGCACTCGCATGGGTACAACGTTCCGTGCAGGAAGTGCCGCCAGAAGTCGCTCTCCTTTATGGAGATCGGATATTCTGGCAGGAAGATCCGACGGGCCGACTCATTTGTCGAACCTACAGAAAGGGGTATCCAATCCAATCGTTTCAACATTATCTAAACGATCTGACCCCGGTCGGCCCGCGCATCTATCGGCGGGAAGCCATCTGCCAGATCGGCGGATGGCCGGTAGATGATTATGGGGAAGGGAGGTTGTATGAAGATATCCGGGTAGTGTTAAAACTGCTGGAAACCCACCAAATCCGATATGTCCCAGGCTCCCACTACCACGTCCGACTTCGAGCTGACAGCGTCTCCCATAAAAACGCCAACCATTTCTCCGCCTGGAAAGAGTGGCTTCTCTGCCGTTATTCAAGCAATCGATCTTAA
- a CDS encoding DUF2642 domain-containing protein — MRQELLDLLNARYQALREQLLPFLNQNVEVTTRYGTVQGVLVSVGNDYLEIREASGNIVLIPFENFVSISRI; from the coding sequence TTGAGACAGGAACTTCTCGATCTGTTGAATGCGCGATACCAGGCGTTGCGTGAACAATTGTTACCATTTCTCAATCAAAATGTAGAGGTTACCACTCGTTATGGAACGGTACAGGGTGTTTTGGTTAGTGTAGGTAACGATTATCTAGAAATCCGGGAGGCTAGTGGAAATATCGTGCTCATCCCATTCGAAAACTTCGTCAGTATCAGCAGAATCTGA
- a CDS encoding ABC transporter permease — MFKSNIFKQYIEFRRYLTNTLLELFIFYVILMALFLGFNTFAGQMDHFGEKIEYVVAGYLIWIFALTAMQSIGWEVYTDMQRGTMDQLYMTPISVWKILLSRMIGKVLIQSSGVALLTIVSMVTTGVYLNTDLISIIPILLLTLFSMFGIGFIVAGICILIKQVDNLLILFQFLLMSFVYIPIEKAPFLKYFPCIYGVDMLKQTMINHVSLWEFSVGDFAFLLVNSFVYFCLGVGLFRLCENTAIKKGILGKY, encoded by the coding sequence ATGTTTAAAAGTAATATCTTTAAACAATACATCGAATTTAGAAGATACCTGACGAATACTCTTCTTGAGCTGTTTATCTTTTATGTTATTCTGATGGCGCTTTTTCTAGGATTTAATACTTTTGCCGGGCAAATGGATCACTTTGGGGAGAAAATTGAATATGTTGTCGCCGGTTATCTCATTTGGATTTTCGCTCTGACGGCCATGCAGTCGATTGGCTGGGAAGTCTATACAGACATGCAACGGGGAACGATGGATCAACTGTATATGACTCCGATCTCGGTTTGGAAAATATTGTTGAGTAGAATGATCGGAAAGGTGCTCATCCAATCATCCGGCGTAGCGCTGTTAACGATCGTATCCATGGTGACGACAGGTGTATATCTAAATACTGATTTAATTAGCATTATTCCGATCCTTCTTTTAACTCTGTTTAGCATGTTTGGAATCGGCTTTATTGTAGCGGGGATATGTATCTTGATTAAACAAGTGGACAATCTCTTGATATTGTTTCAATTTCTACTCATGTCCTTTGTTTATATACCGATAGAAAAAGCTCCATTCCTCAAATATTTCCCCTGTATCTACGGAGTCGACATGTTAAAACAAACGATGATTAATCATGTTTCCCTTTGGGAGTTTTCCGTTGGAGATTTTGCGTTTTTGCTTGTAAACTCATTCGTCTACTTTTGTTTAGGGGTTGGATTATTTCGCTTGTGTGAAAACACCGCAATAAAAAAAGGGATACTAGGAAAATATTAA
- a CDS encoding ABC transporter ATP-binding protein — MNPILDVQNLTVSFKDKKSKEIIQVVNDVSFQVQQGEIFGLLGPNGAGKSSIIRMICGLLKPESGNVFINGVNHQNRVKSLQYISAVLEGNRNLYWRMTVQENISYFAGNRGMQFKEIRDQVDEWLHLFGLEEKKSELVGNLSRGMQQKVAIIVALCLNTKVILLDEPTLGLDVKTTNDLKKILVKIREEFEKTVIISTHDMKLVEEICERVVIIDRGKKIVEDTVEKLMKLFQIKSYVLSVKGGQIPIKKMDSIVKQFPEFSYDGTIGSYTVDISDSTSFYTFIELLKKEALYIESIQPARLDFERIFTILCERDQADVVHV, encoded by the coding sequence TTGAATCCGATCCTCGATGTACAAAATCTAACTGTTTCCTTCAAAGATAAAAAAAGCAAAGAAATCATTCAAGTGGTGAATGATGTTAGCTTTCAAGTTCAACAAGGGGAGATTTTTGGACTTCTAGGGCCGAACGGCGCCGGTAAATCATCCATTATCCGGATGATATGCGGATTATTAAAACCAGAGTCCGGCAACGTTTTTATAAACGGAGTCAATCACCAAAATCGGGTTAAATCCCTTCAATATATCAGCGCTGTTCTAGAAGGAAACAGAAACTTATACTGGCGCATGACGGTTCAAGAAAATATTTCATACTTTGCAGGAAACCGTGGGATGCAGTTTAAGGAGATTAGGGATCAAGTCGATGAATGGCTACATCTATTCGGACTGGAAGAGAAAAAAAGTGAACTGGTCGGGAATTTATCTAGAGGGATGCAACAAAAAGTGGCTATTATCGTGGCCCTTTGTCTGAATACAAAAGTGATTCTACTGGATGAGCCTACACTGGGGCTCGATGTTAAGACCACGAATGACTTGAAGAAGATTTTGGTGAAAATACGAGAAGAGTTTGAGAAAACCGTGATTATCAGTACACATGACATGAAATTGGTGGAAGAAATTTGTGAACGAGTGGTAATCATTGATCGCGGGAAAAAAATTGTAGAAGATACCGTTGAAAAACTGATGAAACTGTTTCAAATCAAATCATATGTACTATCCGTAAAAGGAGGGCAAATACCGATAAAAAAAATGGATAGTATCGTAAAACAATTCCCTGAATTCTCTTATGACGGTACTATTGGTTCCTATACCGTAGATATCTCGGATAGTACATCATTCTATACCTTTATTGAACTATTAAAAAAAGAGGCGTTGTACATCGAAAGTATCCAACCGGCTCGCCTGGATTTTGAACGAATCTTCACTATTTTATGCGAAAGGGATCAAGCGGATGTTGTTCATGTTTAA
- a CDS encoding glycosyltransferase family 4 protein, giving the protein MKIVIPVGSLETGGGCRVLADIANALVAKGYETEIVLPHWSPVAYPIDAKITRVPFLKKDNIPYGDIVLPNFYITFQPAFAAWPKQCIRLCQGFEPDWLTGENRTVALWTYQQRVPVISVSHWLDKRIQAHVGQRSTVVNLGIDPHVFNPGAGQEDIKSHHPKVILYIARDPKVGYALKGYDDFVKSMHLFKQSYEGDFIVHMICTERELPLPGIPHRTFQPTDDIEMVELYRAADVFVSTSWIEGFGLPPLEAMACGTPVVTTNSGGVMDFCRHLESAYVVPPKHPEAVATGIRSILSNPNLARRLVRGGEETASRLTKRSFAENIVVALEQIERDRHADSKE; this is encoded by the coding sequence ATGAAAATTGTAATCCCAGTTGGATCCTTGGAGACCGGGGGCGGATGTCGGGTTTTAGCTGATATCGCCAATGCCTTGGTTGCTAAGGGTTATGAGACAGAGATCGTTCTCCCACACTGGTCCCCAGTCGCCTACCCGATCGATGCAAAAATAACGCGGGTCCCATTCCTCAAAAAAGACAATATCCCTTATGGAGACATTGTCCTGCCTAATTTTTATATCACTTTTCAACCCGCTTTTGCCGCATGGCCGAAACAGTGCATCCGGTTGTGCCAAGGGTTTGAACCGGATTGGCTGACGGGGGAGAACCGCACCGTTGCCCTGTGGACGTATCAGCAGAGGGTTCCGGTTATCAGTGTCTCCCATTGGTTGGATAAACGGATTCAAGCACATGTGGGACAGCGGTCGACGGTGGTCAATCTCGGGATCGATCCACACGTTTTTAACCCTGGAGCCGGGCAGGAAGATATAAAATCACACCATCCCAAGGTAATCCTCTACATCGCCCGTGATCCCAAGGTAGGGTATGCCTTGAAGGGATACGATGATTTTGTCAAAAGCATGCACTTGTTTAAGCAAAGCTATGAGGGAGATTTTATTGTTCACATGATCTGTACGGAACGGGAGTTACCGTTGCCCGGAATCCCACATCGGACATTCCAACCGACTGATGATATAGAAATGGTGGAATTGTACCGTGCGGCTGATGTGTTTGTTTCCACCTCTTGGATTGAAGGGTTTGGCTTACCACCCTTGGAGGCGATGGCCTGCGGAACCCCTGTCGTCACTACGAATTCCGGTGGGGTGATGGATTTTTGTCGTCATCTGGAAAGCGCCTATGTTGTACCGCCTAAACATCCTGAGGCAGTAGCTACAGGAATCCGTTCGATTCTTTCCAATCCCAATTTAGCCCGTAGGCTGGTTCGGGGAGGTGAAGAGACGGCAAGTCGCTTGACAAAACGCTCTTTTGCCGAAAACATCGTGGTCGCCCTGGAACAAATCGAACGCGATCGTCATGCGGATTCTAAGGAGTAG
- a CDS encoding ACP S-malonyltransferase yields MSVAVIFPGLAPSDYESVKDFVEKSPYAHRRFEYASEILGFSLRKSFREATEDQWEVFQCAFLANSLALSDWAEEKLGMKPSVCVGASFGGFGAAIYTGSLSYNETLLLTYESTLQEKQNFSGFDEEMGTHFFYRLTLNQVQDMIHNLREQGHWVEFSSYLSEDIHAVCATVEAIEIIKQEIRKQKGISLHTMKRLVHSSKLKNFKDHTLKTVYNRFSFRDLTIPFVSDVDGMILEKGEDLKNALLDGYDHPVRWPETVNTLKRLQVSKVFVVGPRNLFGPLSKEHFEVAIVSPEMTLESVAN; encoded by the coding sequence ATGAGTGTGGCTGTGATATTTCCCGGTTTGGCACCTTCTGATTATGAAAGCGTGAAGGATTTTGTAGAAAAGAGCCCCTACGCCCATAGGCGCTTTGAATACGCCAGTGAAATATTAGGTTTTTCATTGCGAAAGTCTTTTCGGGAGGCAACGGAGGACCAATGGGAAGTCTTCCAATGTGCTTTCTTAGCCAATTCTTTAGCACTGTCCGATTGGGCGGAAGAAAAACTGGGAATGAAACCATCCGTTTGTGTAGGAGCTAGTTTTGGAGGTTTCGGCGCTGCTATTTACACCGGGAGTTTAAGCTATAATGAAACGTTGTTGTTAACCTATGAAAGTACACTGCAAGAAAAACAGAATTTTTCCGGCTTTGACGAGGAAATGGGAACCCATTTCTTTTATCGGCTCACACTTAACCAGGTTCAAGACATGATACACAACCTTAGAGAGCAAGGACACTGGGTTGAATTTTCTTCGTATCTATCCGAGGATATTCATGCTGTTTGTGCTACTGTTGAAGCGATTGAAATCATAAAACAAGAGATACGCAAACAAAAAGGGATTTCGTTACACACCATGAAACGCCTGGTTCATTCCAGTAAGTTGAAGAACTTTAAAGATCACACCCTAAAGACCGTTTATAATCGCTTTTCATTTCGGGATCTAACAATTCCTTTTGTGTCGGATGTCGATGGAATGATCCTTGAAAAAGGGGAGGATCTGAAGAATGCTTTACTGGACGGGTACGATCATCCAGTAAGATGGCCGGAAACGGTTAATACGCTGAAGCGTCTCCAGGTTAGTAAAGTGTTTGTCGTGGGTCCACGAAACCTGTTCGGTCCACTAAGCAAGGAACATTTTGAAGTCGCTATCGTCAGCCCTGAAATGACATTGGAGAGTGTGGCAAATTGA
- a CDS encoding ACP S-malonyltransferase, whose product MTKTAVLFPSQMNIDPNEYRALFDQVPIMQNRFAEASQILGFDLVEAFFSDDLDEVNRGIVARPAIVSISAALYEWAQDYIPSPSYLAGLSLGQLTAAHISGALTFSDLVRMTYTMASLEEKHFADKDYGVHFFYNIDIDKLLGVMEEMESKGHYLKACAYTASNQMIVCGSLSSMGELNLRVLELGGIGVEIPYGPPAHCPLMEAVKREFSRNWYYADDVKKPKIPLICNISTKVLDHPNKICNALIEQYTMTVKWTQTIEKMAALGVKRLVIIGPGNFIYKSLGFIPVSFEVECYLGLHDMLEKSAARRMSE is encoded by the coding sequence ATGACAAAAACAGCTGTTTTATTTCCGTCACAGATGAATATCGATCCCAATGAATATCGAGCGTTGTTTGATCAAGTTCCAATTATGCAAAATAGATTTGCCGAAGCGTCACAAATTTTGGGTTTTGATTTAGTTGAAGCATTCTTCTCCGATGACCTCGATGAAGTTAATAGGGGGATTGTGGCCAGACCAGCCATCGTGTCCATTAGTGCCGCACTGTATGAATGGGCACAAGATTATATACCGTCACCTTCCTACTTAGCGGGTTTAAGTTTAGGGCAGTTGACGGCAGCACATATCAGTGGAGCGTTAACCTTTTCTGATTTGGTTCGGATGACTTATACCATGGCTTCATTGGAAGAAAAGCACTTTGCGGACAAGGATTATGGTGTACATTTTTTTTACAACATTGACATCGATAAGTTGTTGGGTGTCATGGAAGAGATGGAATCCAAAGGGCACTATCTCAAGGCTTGTGCTTATACGGCAAGTAATCAGATGATTGTCTGTGGATCCCTCTCCAGTATGGGAGAATTGAATCTGAGAGTATTGGAATTAGGCGGGATCGGAGTGGAAATTCCATATGGACCTCCTGCTCATTGTCCGTTGATGGAAGCAGTGAAGCGCGAATTTAGCCGCAATTGGTATTATGCGGATGACGTAAAGAAGCCGAAGATCCCTTTAATCTGCAATATATCGACTAAGGTATTGGATCATCCGAATAAGATTTGTAACGCACTGATAGAGCAGTACACCATGACGGTAAAGTGGACCCAAACAATCGAGAAAATGGCTGCACTGGGAGTAAAGCGACTGGTAATAATCGGTCCGGGCAATTTTATTTATAAATCACTGGGTTTTATACCAGTTTCTTTTGAAGTGGAGTGTTACTTGGGGCTGCATGATATGTTGGAAAAGAGTGCGGCTAGGAGGATGTCGGAATGA
- the wecB gene encoding non-hydrolyzing UDP-N-acetylglucosamine 2-epimerase — translation MKIMTILGTRPEIIRLSLIIHQLDRYASRHVLVHTGQNGDKSLSDIFFKQMGIRAPNYQIPVGSYSFGTQLGTMFAEVEAILLQEKPDRILMLGDTNSALCAIVAERMGIPVYHMEAGNRCYDAAVPEELNRKIIDTVSSFNLPYTEWSRQNLLREGIPSHRIWVSGNPIYEVLEHYRNEIDKSDILREMGLKAGTYTLVTAHRAENVDNSDHLQKIVESLRLIADQTEMPVICSVHPRTRARLTQNQITSSHPNVIFHPPFGFFDFVKLQKNARVVVTDSGTVQEESCIFGVPAVTIRKSTERPETVTCGSNTVSGLDPTRIAACVEFMTHAKEWQCPEGYLDPLVSTKVVNMILGGINHV, via the coding sequence GTGAAAATCATGACGATTCTCGGGACGCGCCCCGAGATCATTCGATTAAGCCTGATCATTCATCAATTGGATCGATACGCTTCCCGGCATGTCCTCGTTCACACCGGGCAAAACGGCGATAAGTCCCTAAGCGATATCTTTTTTAAGCAGATGGGAATCCGGGCACCCAACTATCAAATTCCAGTCGGCTCTTATTCCTTTGGCACGCAATTGGGAACGATGTTTGCCGAAGTAGAAGCAATTCTTTTACAAGAAAAGCCCGACCGCATCTTGATGCTGGGTGATACCAACAGCGCACTTTGTGCCATTGTGGCCGAGCGGATGGGGATTCCCGTCTATCACATGGAAGCGGGAAACCGTTGTTATGACGCGGCTGTACCGGAAGAGCTCAACCGGAAAATCATCGATACTGTCTCTTCTTTTAATTTGCCTTATACCGAATGGAGCCGACAAAATTTGTTGCGCGAAGGCATTCCCTCTCACCGAATCTGGGTTTCGGGAAATCCCATCTATGAAGTATTAGAGCATTACCGGAATGAGATCGATAAAAGTGATATTTTACGAGAAATGGGGCTGAAAGCAGGGACATACACCCTGGTAACAGCCCATCGCGCTGAAAACGTGGATAACAGCGATCACCTGCAAAAAATTGTAGAGAGCTTGCGTTTAATTGCCGATCAGACGGAGATGCCGGTGATTTGTAGTGTTCATCCCCGTACCCGTGCCCGTTTGACCCAAAACCAAATCACCTCCTCCCATCCCAATGTGATTTTCCATCCCCCCTTCGGCTTTTTTGATTTTGTGAAACTGCAAAAAAATGCCCGTGTCGTCGTGACCGACAGTGGTACAGTGCAAGAAGAAAGCTGCATCTTCGGTGTTCCTGCCGTCACCATTCGCAAAAGTACCGAAAGGCCCGAAACGGTCACCTGTGGAAGCAACACGGTTTCGGGTCTAGATCCAACGCGCATTGCCGCCTGTGTGGAATTCATGACTCATGCGAAGGAGTGGCAATGTCCCGAAGGGTATCTCGATCCCCTCGTTTCTACCAAAGTAGTCAATATGATATTAGGAGGGATCAATCATGTTTAA
- a CDS encoding sugar phosphate nucleotidyltransferase: MDAVIVTGGKGTRMAPFTQVLPKGLLPIGGQPTLELIVKQLKYHGFQDITLLCGYLAPLIQTYFGNGRAWGVSIRYQIEKHPLGTVGPLKGLPSLAQPFLVMNCDVLTTLDMKKFYDFHCAGDSVLTIASQTKNVPIDLGVLQTQADRVTDFLEKPTKPALVNMGVYMMNPEIMDYIPDQHFFDMPDLIRALLKDHKKVRHYHNDAFWMDIGRPKDFEEANRLYKTIAPQLLPGQS; the protein is encoded by the coding sequence GTGGATGCCGTGATCGTAACCGGTGGCAAAGGTACCCGTATGGCCCCATTTACCCAGGTATTACCCAAGGGGCTCCTCCCCATCGGTGGACAACCGACATTGGAACTGATTGTTAAACAGCTGAAGTATCACGGGTTTCAAGATATCACCCTATTGTGCGGATATCTGGCTCCTCTGATCCAAACCTATTTTGGGAACGGACGCGCTTGGGGAGTTTCCATTCGCTACCAAATCGAAAAACACCCCCTGGGAACCGTCGGACCGCTAAAAGGGTTACCATCCCTTGCACAACCCTTTCTCGTGATGAATTGCGATGTGCTGACCACCCTCGATATGAAAAAGTTTTATGATTTCCATTGTGCAGGGGATAGCGTACTCACCATTGCCTCTCAAACCAAAAACGTTCCCATCGATTTAGGTGTATTACAAACACAAGCGGATCGGGTGACCGACTTTCTGGAAAAACCGACGAAACCGGCTCTGGTCAATATGGGGGTCTATATGATGAATCCTGAAATCATGGACTACATTCCCGATCAACATTTTTTTGATATGCCGGACTTAATCCGCGCACTTTTAAAGGACCACAAAAAAGTGCGCCATTATCATAATGACGCTTTTTGGATGGATATCGGTCGGCCGAAAGATTTTGAAGAGGCGAATCGCTTGTATAAAACGATCGCCCCACAGCTTTTGCCCGGTCAATCGTGA